GAGCGCGGGGAGATTTTGCCGGAAAAGAAGTTTAAAAAACAGGCTGTTCCGGATTTCCGGAACAGCCTGTGAATGGATTAATAAAGTATTCGTCCGTCCTTAACCGACGCGCTCCACTTTCACGGAGTGGGCCTGGCCGTTGATGACGATGGTCAGGTCGCGGGAGCCGGAGGGGCCGCTCACCTGGGCGGTGATGCCGTTGTCAATGACCGTCATGGACGGTGCGGCAGCAGCGGGGGCGGCGTTCACCTGGGCGGGGGCCTCCGGCTGCGGTTCGGGCTTCTTGTAGAAGTCTTCCACCTGCTGGGGGAACATGGCGTAAATCACGCAATGCTCGTCGTCCGTGGGCAGGCCCTTTTCCGCAAGCTTCCTGCGCAGGTTTTCCATGTCGGGCTTGATCAGGTCCGCCGGGCGGCAGGTGATCGGTTCCTTGCCCATCTTTTCCGCGCAGAGTTTCTGCACTTCCGGATCCACGGGGGCGGGGGTGCGGCCATAATAACCCAGGGCGATGTCCGCCGCCTGGGGCGTGATGTTCTTCCAGCGGCCGAACTTGACGTTCAGCATGGACTGCACGCCCACGATCTGGGAGGTGGGCGTCACCAGCGGAATCCAGCCCAGGGCCTTGCGGACCACGGGGATTTCCGCAAACACTTCTTCAAACTTGTCTTCCATGCCCTGTTCCTTGAGCTGGGTGCGGAAGTTGGAAAGCATGCCGCCGGGAACCTGGTAGCGCAGCGTGTCGGAATCCACCACCTCGTTGCGGTGGGAGGTGAATTTGCCCAGTTCGTCGTAAATGGGCTTGAGCATTTCAGACACCTCAATGAGCTTGTCCGTATCGTAATCCGGCTTGCGGGAATTGCCGTTGAGCAGGGCGAGCATGCGCAGGCAGTCCGGCTGTCCCGTGCCGTTGGCGAAGGGGGAGATGGATACGTCGCAGGCGTCCACCCCGGCGTCGATCGCGCTGAGATAGGTGGAGGCGCCGAGTCCGGCGGTATCGTGCGTGTGAATCCAGACGGGAATATTCAGGTCCTTCTTCAGAGCGCTGACCAGTTCATGCGTCACGTAGGGAGGGATGAGGCCGGCCATGTCCTTGATGACGATGGCGTCCGCGCCCATGTCCGCCAGTTCGCGGCCCATGTCCACAAAGCTTTGCGTGGTATGCACGGGGGAAGTCGTGTAGCAGATGGTGCCGTGGGCCTGGGCTCCGGCCTTCTTGGCGGCGCGGATGGAGGTTTCCATGTTGCGCGGGTCGTTCACGCAGTCGAAAATGCGGAAAATATTCATGCCGTGCTTGGCGCTCATGGCCACGAAGGCTTCCACCACGTCATCCGCGTAATTGGTGTAGCCCACAATGTTCTGGCCGCGCAGAAGCATCATGTGGGGCGTTTTGGGGGCGGCCTTCTTCAGGGCGTCCAGACGGTCGAACGGCCATTCCTTCAGGAAGCGAAGGCCGG
This genomic stretch from Akkermansia biwaensis harbors:
- a CDS encoding pyruvate carboxylase subunit B; protein product: MNPVTFNCTVLRDGHQSLAATRMKTADMLPIAPILDSMGFSALETWGGATIDAGLRFLKEWPFDRLDALKKAAPKTPHMMLLRGQNIVGYTNYADDVVEAFVAMSAKHGMNIFRIFDCVNDPRNMETSIRAAKKAGAQAHGTICYTTSPVHTTQSFVDMGRELADMGADAIVIKDMAGLIPPYVTHELVSALKKDLNIPVWIHTHDTAGLGASTYLSAIDAGVDACDVSISPFANGTGQPDCLRMLALLNGNSRKPDYDTDKLIEVSEMLKPIYDELGKFTSHRNEVVDSDTLRYQVPGGMLSNFRTQLKEQGMEDKFEEVFAEIPVVRKALGWIPLVTPTSQIVGVQSMLNVKFGRWKNITPQAADIALGYYGRTPAPVDPEVQKLCAEKMGKEPITCRPADLIKPDMENLRRKLAEKGLPTDDEHCVIYAMFPQQVEDFYKKPEPQPEAPAQVNAAPAAAAPSMTVIDNGITAQVSGPSGSRDLTIVINGQAHSVKVERVG